The DNA sequence AATTTGCGTTAAGCTATTATCTTGAACAGTACCACGATGGATAGTACAAGACTCACGAAAGAGATTATTATCGCCGATAATCAATTCTGTTTTTTCACCAGCGTACTTTAAATCTTGGCAATCTTCACCGATACTGGCGAACTGAAAAACACGGTTGCCCTTACCTAAACGTGTCGGTCCATTAATAACAACATGAGAACTGATCTGACAATCGTCACCAATAACAACGTCACTAGCAATGTATGTCCATGGCCCTATTGATACATTTTCACCAATAGTAGCACCAGGCTCAATAATAGCTTGGGGGTGGATCATATAATTTTCCTTACACTAAATAAGATTCAGATATGGGGTAACGAGTTTTTACAAGGCTTTGCGAGCACACATTAAGTCAGCGCTACAAACAACTTTACCATCAACTTTCGCTTCACCGTAAAACTTCCACATACCTCTGCGCTCTTTAATAAACTCAACATGCAAGTGCATAGTGTCACCAGGCAATACTGGCTTTTTAAACTTTGCGTTATCTATTGAAGCAAATAGGTACATCTCATTTTCATTACGCTCTTCTGAGCTCTTAAAACCTAATATCCCTGTTGCTTGCGCAAGTGCTTCTAAAATTAATACCCCAGGAAAAATTGCCGCATCAGGAAAGTGGCCAGTAAAAATAGGCTCATTAATAGTCACATTTTTAATGGCATGTAAGGTTTTTCCTGGCTCGTGATCAACAACTTTATCAACAAGCAGCATAGGATATCTATGTGGGATTAATGATTTGATTTCATTTAAATCGATTGGTTTTTTTACTGTTTCCAAGAGGTTATTCCTTTTAGACAAGTGCTCGATAATTACTTTAATTACGTCTAGGCACTAAGTTTTGCGTTAATGGGTCAGTTAGCTGTTATTATAGTTATTTATGCTAGCGCTTTGAAGCTTTACTAACTTGTTGTTCTAACTCTTTTACTCGTTTATTCAAGCTATCAAGTCGTTTAATTCTTGCATTCATTTTATTCCAATCTTTATTCGGAATAACGGGCATACCTGAAGAGTATACATTGGCTTGAGTAATATCTTTAGTGACCATAGACATACCAGTAAAAACGGTATTGTCAGCAATGCTTATATGACCATTAATACCTACTAAGCCGGCAATAGTGCAATTTTTACCTATAGTTGTGCTACCAGCAACGACAGTGCAACCAGCAATAGCGGTATTTTCACCGACAACGACATTATGGGCAATTTGAATTTGGTTATCTAAAATAACGCCATCACCTATAACAGTATCCTCTAGCGCGCCACGGTCAATGGTTGTGCTCGCGCCAATTTCCACTTTATTACCGATAACAACACTACCGAGCTGCGGTATTTTATGCCACTTATATTGACCACTTACTGGCGCATAGCCAAAACCATCCGAGCCAATAACGGTATTTGCTTGCACTAGACAATGTTCACCAATAACAACATCATGATAAATACTAACATTTGCCCAAAGCTTGGTTGCTTGACCAATAGTTACATTTTTACCAATAAAGCAGCCTGCGCCAATAACAACATCATCAGCCAAGTTAACACCTGACTCAATGACCGCATTAGCGCCAATAGCAACATTATTTCCTAAGGTGACATCATCAGCAATAACCGCTGAGGCATGCACACTTTCCGCTGGCATTGGTGTTGTATCAAGTAACTGCGCTAAAATAGCGTAGCCCATATAGGGATTATCCATAACTAGGGCATTTGTTTTACAATGGCTCAACATCTCAGGCGCTAAAATCACCGCGCTGGCTTGAGTTTTATCTAATTGCTGCTGATATTTACTGTTTGCTAGAAAAGCAATTTGGCCACACTTCGCATTTGCTAAGGTGGCCAAAGAGTTAATGCTTTCATCAGCAACCGAACTAGTTGAGTTACCGGAATAACTCACTAACTCGGCACCGATATGCTTGGCGATTTCCGCCAGAGAAAAACGTTTCAATGGAATATTTCTCTCAGATTATTTTAACTTGCTCACTTGCTCTACCACTTTATCAGTGATAACAACATCAGGCTTTGAAAAAACAACGGCTTGTTGAGACAGCACTAAGTCGTAATCTTCTTTTGCAGCAATATTATCTACCGCCTGACGAACAAGTGCTAAAATTTTGTTGGTTTCTTCATTTTGGCGCTGGTTAGCTTTTTGCTGTAAGGCCTTACCTTTTACTTGGTAGTCTTGAAATAAAGAAGCAATTTTTGTATCGAGTTCTTCTTTTTCTTTAGCGCTCATTAATGCACCATCGCGCTTTTTCTTTTCTTGAAAGTATTTAATATCTTTTTCAAGCTGAGTGACTACAGCTTTCTCATCTTTGAACTCGGCTTCAAGTGATTGCATAAGAGCAGCTGTTTGTGGAATTTTCCCCATTACTTCTTGAAAGTTTACCACCGCAATAGACTGATCTGCTGCCATAGCTGAGCTGGCTAATAACATACCTGATGCTGCTGTTGTCATTACCACAGACTTAATAAAATTTTTCAATGTTTCTTCCTCTTGTTATTCATTTCTTTTAACCTGATAACAGACTTAGTTCGCCAGTTTCAAGTTAGATATTAATCAAAACTTTTTTAGAATGTTTTACCAATATTAAAGCTAAAGAATGCTGTATCGTCGTCTTCTTCTTCCCTTAACGACTTGGCAAAACTAAAAATCATCGGTCCCATAGGTGAAAGCCATTGTATCGATAAACCAGCTGAGCTTCTATAGCGAGTTGGATCTGAGTAATCGACAATTTTTTCAAACTCTTTTGGATCAAGATCTCGATAGTCATCTGGATTAAACTCTGTATCCCACACGTTACCAATATCAACAAATAAACTGGTTCGTACACTATTAGAGTAACTTTCATCTAAAAATGGCGTCGGTACGATTAACTCAAGACCAGCCAAAGCAATAGCATTACCACCAACAGATCGTCTAGATGTTTCAATTGCATCATGATCAGAACCTAAACAGCAACCAGTACTGGTTCCAGTTGGGTCTGGCGTGCTAGGGATCTTGGTTGGGTAGCGGTATATTGCTCTTGGACCAACCGTATTATTTTCAAAACCACGTAGGGTATCGGCACCACCCGCTCTAAAGTTTTCCCAAAACGGTAACAACTGATCATGACCATTAACATCACCATAACCGTTAGCATAACCTAGTTGTAATCGGGTTAACACTGACCACTTTTGATTTCGTGTTAACGGGAAGTAATGCTTACTATCATAATTTAACTTAAAGTACTGTAAATCTGACTTAGGTGAAGTCATCTTATAAGATAACGTCTGTTGAGAACCCGCGGTTGGGAAAGTACCACGGTTCAAGGTTGAACGTGATAAACCGGCATTTAAGTCAAGCGTCTTAAATTCTAACTGGCCATCTGGATCATTTGGATCAGCATAAATATCATAAAACTGCTGAATTTGCTCATACGCTTCTAATTGTGAAATTTGGTTGTATTTCCAGCCTACACCAAAATTAACACGTAAATATTCATTTACTGGGAAGCCCCAGTTTAAACCTAAACCAAAGGTTTTATTGTTATATTCAACCATGTTAGCTTGGCCGGCATCATACTCGTTAAAGTATACCTGTCCACCAAGTGACACAGCATCAACAGTAAAATAAGGATCGGTATAAGAAACACTCACACTTTTCGAATAAGTATTGGTATTGATATTAAAGCCTAAGCGATTACCCGTACCCAAAAAGTTATTTTGCTGAATACCAGCATTCAAACTTAACTTCGTTTGTGAGCCATAGCCAATACCGGCAGTAAAGGAACCAGAAGGCTGCTCTTTTACGGTAAAATCAACATCCACTAAATCATCTTCATTTGGTAATTGCTTGGTTTCAAACTCTACGGTTTCTAAATAAGGCAAGCGCGATAAACGAGATTTTGAGTGCTCAACCATATTATTAGATAACCATGCACCTTCCATTTGCCTCATTTCACGGCGTAATACCGCATCTGAAGTAACATGGTTACCAGTAAAGTTGACTTTATTCACGTAAATACGTTTACCCGGATCAACGGATATAGATAACTTTACCGTATGATCTTCATCATTAATTTCTGGAATAGTGACCACTTTAGGATAAGCATAACCATAACGCCCTAAAAATTTACTTATCACTTCTTCGGTATAAGTAACTTCTGCACCGTTATAAAGTTCGTCAGCCTGTATTGGATTAATTGCGCGTATGGTCGACTCAAAACCCGCCATATCGCCAATAAAGTCTACTTCACTTACTTTATAAGTTTCACCTTCCGTAACGTTTAGTGCAATGTAGACACCTTGTTTATCTGGCGTCATAGATACTTGGGTAGAATCAACCTTAAAGCGTAAATAGCCTCGATCAAGATAATAACTATTGATGGTTTCCATATCCCCTTGCAGGGTTTGTTTTTGGTACCTATCTTGCGCCATGAAGTTCCACCATGGCGAATCAAAAGTTAGCTCAATTTTATCAAGTATTTCAGCATCACTAAAGACTTCATTACCAACAATATTGATTTGTTTAATTGCCGCAGCATCACCTTCAACAAAGTTAAACTCAAGGTTCACACGGTTACGCGGCAGGTGTGTTATCTTAGTTGTTACATTGGCACTATATTTACCAACGCTGTGATAAAAGTCTTCTAAGCCCATTTCGATACCAGAAATTACGGTACGATCTAGGGTTTCACCGACACGAATATTACTGCCATCTAAACTTTCAGTTAGCTGTTCATCTTTTAAATCACTATTACCTTCAAAAATAATATCGGCAATAGTTTCACGCTCTCTAACACGATAGACTAAGCGATTACCATCACGATAAACTCTAATATCATTAAAGTGTCCTGATTTATAAAGCGCCTTTATTGACTGAGAAATTCGAAATTCATTTAATGAATCGCCGACATTGAAAGGGATATGAGTAAGCGCAGCACCTAAAGCAACACGTTGTAAGCCTTTTACTTCAATATCTTCTACTTGAAATTCTTGTGCTGCTTGAACGTTTGCCCCTAATGTACCTAATAATACAGCTAAGGCTAATTTTTTAATTATCATATAATTTTAACTTAAAATACTTCTTATTCTAACAAGTGCTTAGCACTTATCCTGTTCATTTGCCAAACAAATCTATTATCTGGTTTTTTGCGCGACATAAATAACTATCTTTAGCTTTTCTAGCCCAAGACACGACTAAAGTCGTTAAACAAGCCAATGGCCATTAGCATCAATAAGGCAATAGCGCCAAACTTAAATCCAGCTTCTTGCACATTTTCTGGTACAGGCTTTCCAGTTAAAAGCTCTATAACATAATAAAGTAAGTGCCCGCCATCAAGTACTGGCAAAGGTAAAAGGTTAATTATGCCTAAATTAATACTAATTAGCGCCAAAAAGCCTAAAAAATAGACAAGACCATGGCCTGCACTACTACCTGCCCCTTGAGCAATGCCAATAGGCCCACTTAAGTTTTTAACCGAAACATCACCTGTGATCAGTTTGCCAATCATTGAAAATGTTAACTCGGTTAATTCCCAAGTACGTTTGATACTTTGCCAAATAGCGTCTATAACACCGTAAGCTAAATTAATTCGATACTCTTGTGGCCAAGAGTCAAACTTAGGAGCTACCCCCAAGTAGCCAACAGTTTCATTATTTCTTTGCACGGCTGTTGGAGTCACCATGATATCTTTAACAACACCTTGGCGTTCAACTGTAACTGAGACAGCTTGATTTGGATATTGTTTAATTTTTTTCGCAAAAATATGCCAATCAGCATTTATTGACTCACCAGATACCGCCAGTAACTTATCACCAACTTGTAAACCTGCCAACTCTGCTGGACTACCTTGACCAATATTTGCCAGTTCATTGTAAGCTTTTGGCGTAAATGGGCTAATACCTAAACTTGCTAAAGCACTGGTTTTATCTGGAGAGAACTGCCAGTCGCGAATATCTAGCTTTTGATGAGAAACATATTGGCTATCTTTGGACTTAGTACTAATTTCAATACTATCGCCACCTATTTTACTGATCAGTGCTAAATTAACCGCTTGCCAATCTAACGTCGTCTTTTTATCAATAGCAACAATTTCAGTATCTGCCATTAAGTTGGCCTTAGCAGCGATTGAATCTGGAGCAACATCACCAATAATGGGTTTGACACTGGGCACACCAATTAAAAACATCAAATAAAAAGCAAAAATAGCAAAAGCAAAGTTTGCCAAAGGTCCGGCGGCAATAATAGCAATACGTTGATAAACGCTTTTAGAGTTAAAGGTTTTATCTTTATCTTGCTCAGCTACATCGTCAACTCTTTCATCAAGCATCTTAACATAACCACCAAGCGGTATTAGCGCGATAACATACTCAGTGCCGTCTTGCCCAACCTTTCTCCATAAAGCCTTACCAAAACCAACAGAGAATCGCTCTACTTTAACGCCATTTTTTCTTGCTACCCAAAAATGACCGTACTCATGCACAGTAACCAGAATACCTAAAGCAATAACAAACGAGGCTAAATTCCAAATAAAATCAAACATAGAAAACTACTCACTGACCTCGGCATTATTTTTTTTCAAGCCATCAGCAGGTAAAAGCTCACGAGCAAATTGACGAGCTTTACCATCGATTGCTAAAACATCATCAATGCTTGCAATAATTAGTGATTCAAACTCCCGCACCGCAGCAGCATTTATTTTGTAAATATCAGTAAAAGCAATTTGCTCAGATAAAAAGGCCTCAACGGCAATTTCATTGGCCGCATTTAATGCTGTACAAGCGGCTTGGCCTTTTTTACACGCTGCAATTGCCAACTTCAAATTAGGATACTTGGCAAAATCAGGCGCTTGAAAATCAAATGATGCTGTTGTAAAGAAATCTAGTGGTGCTACACCAGAGTCAATACGCTCGGGAAATGATAAAGCATGAGCAATAGGCGTGCGCATATCAGGATTGCCCATTTGAGCAATAACCGAGCCATCAATATACTGAACCATAGAGTGAATAGTGCTTTGTGGATGCAACACAACCTGAATATCATCAGCTGTTAAATTGAATAACCACTTAGCTTCAATAAACTCTAGCCCTTTATTCATCATAGTTGCTGAGTCAACTGAAATTTTACGGCCCATATCCCAATTAGGGTGAGCGCATGCTTGCTCTGGCGTAACCGAAGCTAGTTTATCAATTGACCAAGTTCGAAATGGGCCACCTGAGCCAGTAAGCAAAATCTTACTTATGCCTTGTTCAGCGATATGACTGTCAGCCGCATTCGCTTGCATATGAGCAGGCAGGCATTGAAAAATCGCGTTATGTTCACTGTCAATCGGCAATAATATCGCACCAGACTCTTTAACCGCAGCCATAAAAATAGCGCCGGATGTAACTAAGGCTTCTTTATTAGCAAGTAAAACGCGTTTACCCGCTTTGGCGGCGGCAAGGGTTGGCATAAGACCTGATGCACCAACGATAGCAGCCATTACCGTATCGACATCTGGAGAGCTCGCCACATCAACTAATGCGTCTTTCCCCAATTTTACTTGAATATCATTGATGCCAGCGTGTTTAAGTTTATCTTGTAATTGCTTGCCATGCTCTATAGAAACCATAACAACAACGTTAGGACGAAATTCAAGGCACTGCTCAAATAAGGTATCAACACTGGCATTAGCAGCTAGGCTGATAACATCAAAGCGTTCTGGGTGTAAACGAACAACCTCTAGCGTGCTCTTACCGATAGAGCCCGTTGAACCTAAAATACAAAGCTGATGACGAGACACTTAACTTACCAACCTAATAATACGTAGCACAATGCAAATATAGGCGCAGTTGCAGTTAAACTATCGATGCGATCAAGAATACCGCCATGACCTGGTAAAATAGAGCCACTATCTTTTACGCCGGCTTGTCTTTTAAACATGCTCTCATTTAAATCACCCAGCACTGAAATTGTGGTAATCAATATAGTAACCGCTAAAGCAATGGTAAATTGTTCTCCGCTCCAACCTAAATTAAAACCGAGAGCCGCAGTTAAAATGCAGGCACAAACAACACCACCGACAAAACCTTCGATTGTTTTTCCTGGGCTGACATTCGGCATTAATTTATGTTTACCCATAGATTTACCGACAAAGTACGCGCCAATATCAGCACTCCATACCATTAAAAATAAAAACATCAGTAACTGCGCCCCGTGATATGGATCTAACGGATAGTCGTTACTGCGAATAACCACAAAGGCTAACCAGGTAGGAATGAGTGTTAACCAGCCAAAAATACCACGCACAGAGCGATGGCTTGACCAAAACGAACTAAACTTAGGGTATACAAACATTAGTACTGCTGACAATGCCCACCACAATACCGCAAGCCATAAAAGCATAACAGCTACTTGAGCCAGTTGTCTGTCATCACGCCATAAGTCTTGCGGAGGTAAGATATACCAAAGTAACGCAATAAGACCTGCCGTTGCGCCAACAAAAAATAGACGTTTAGCGTTGCTAACAAAGCCCATTAAAGGGCCCCACTCCCATGCACCTATTGCCAAAATAGCGAGCAACAAAGCTGAAAAATATGGCAAAGGTAAATAAAAAATAGCACTAATAGCTGCGGGAGCTAAAATGACTGCTGTGATGATGCGTTGTTTTAACAAGTGTTACCCTTCTATATTAAATACTTGAAATTATTATTTTTATTAAATTTATAAATCACTTTAATCGCGATATTACGCTTGTTCTTTTTTACCTGCTACTTGCTCGCCAGTTTTACCAAAACGTCTTTCTCTTTGTGTAAACGTGGTCATCGCTTGCTCAAAAGCTTGTTCATTAAAATCAGGCCACAGTGTTTCAGTAAAATACAATTCTGCATAGGCTGCTTGCCAAAGGAGAAAGTTACTAATTCTGTAGTCACCGCCTGTTCTAATCAATAAATCCAGCGGTGGTAAATTTGCTAAACAGGTATGCTGATGAAGTAACTCTTCTGAAATATCTTCTGGTGCGAGTTTACCTTGTTGTACTTTGTCTGCTAATTGCTTAGCCGCATGAGTAATATCCCATCGTCCGCCATAATTAGCGGCAATTGATAATACCATGCCAGTATTTTGTGCTGTTAACTCTTCTGATTTTTTTATATTTTTTTGTAGTTTCTCAGAAAAACGGCTAACGTCACCAATAATTTGAAAGCGAATATTGTGTTTATGAAGGCGCTTCACTTCTTTTGTCAGCACATACATAAACAAGTCCATTAACACACTAACCTCTTTTTCAGGTCGTTGCCAATTTTCACTACTAAAGGCAAACAAGGTTAACGCTTGCACGCCATTTTTTCTGGCACTGGTTACAACGGCCCGTACCGACTCGACACCGGCTTTATGGCCCGCAACACGACCTTTCCCTTGTAATTGCGCCCAACGACCATTACCGTCCATAATCACAGCGACATGCTGTAAAGATGATATGCTCGCTACTTCTGCTGTGCCTTTATTATCGTTATCCAATGATGCCTATTCCTATATGATAACTATCACAAAACTGTCGTACTTATTTCAGCAACTAAACTAGTGTTAGCCACATAAAATAAAACGCCAGTAAGCTCCGATATGGGCTAATCTGGCGTTGTTATACCGAGTTAAAGTGTTAGATTTCCATCAATTCTGCTTCTTTTTTAACAAGCAGCTCATCAACTTGTTTAACATACGTATCGGTAATTTTTTGGATTTCATCTTCTGCTTGGTGCATTTCATCATCACTGATTTCTTTTTCTTTATTCAGTGATTTGATATCAGAGTTAGCATCACGACGAATATTACGAATAGCAACCTTACCGCTTTCGGCTTCACCACGAACCACTTTAACTAAGTCTTTACGACGCTCTTCTGTTAATGGCGGTAATGGAATACGAATCAAAGTACCGTTTGATTGTGGGTTTAAGCCTAGGTCTGACTTCATGATAGCTTTCTCTACCGCAGCAATCATGGCTTTATCAAATACTGTTATTGATAGATTACGTGCGTCAGGTACTGAAATATTACCTACCTGATTTAGTGGCGTATCCATACCATAGTATTCAACTGAAATGTTGTCTAACAAAGAAGCGTGAGCACGGCCTGTTCTCACTTTATTTAAGTTGTTTTTAAGCGCTTCAATACTTTTGCTCATACGCTCTTGAGCATCTTGTTTTATTTCTTCAATCACGTTAAATTTCCTGAAAATTATTAGTGTCTATAACAGTTATCTTATCAAGTAATTACTTAGCTTGCATTGGTAATCGTGGTACCTTCTGTTTCACCCATAATTACTGACTTTAATGCCCCGGCTTTATTCATGTTAAACACACGAATAGGCATATTATGATCTCTTGCTAAAGTAAAGGCAGCTAAGTCCATTACTTTTAATTCTTTCTCTAGCACTTCGCTATAAGTTAATTCAGTATAAAGTTCAGCTTCTGGGTTTGTCACCGGATCTTCTGAGTAAATACCGTCCACTTTAGTGGCTTTTAAAACCGCATCGGCTTCAATTTCAATACCGCGTAAACAAGCCGCTGAATCAGTTGTAAAAAATGGATTACCCGTACCAGCAGAGAAAATTACCACACGACCTGACTTTAATAAGCTAATGGCATTTGCCCAGTTATAGCGCTCACAAACGCCGGCTAAATCAATGGCTGACATCAAACGAGTATTGACAAAAGCACGATGTAAAGCATCACGCATTGCTAGACCGTTCATCACAGTAGCTAGCATGCCCATTTGGTCACCAACAACGCGGTTCATACCAGCATCAGCAAGACCAGCACCTCTAAATAAGTTACCACCACCGATCACTAGACCGACTTGAATACCCATTTCAACGAGCTCTTTAATTTCTTGCGCCATACGGTCAAGAATTTTTGGATCAATACCAAAGCCCTCATCTCCCATGAGTGCTTCACCACTAAGTTTAAGAAGAATACGACGATAAGTTGGTTTAAGATTGGTGGTCATAGGGAAAACATTCCTTCATTGATGTTCAATATACGGTGTTTAACAAACATTGCTTGTTAAAAAGCCTATAAAAAAGCCACGGCCAAAATTGACCGCGGCTATTTTAATACGTTTAGCCTAGTATCGAAAGTCTTTACTGAAAAAACTCATCGTTATTAGGGACTATTGATCTTTAGAGATTGTTTTTGCAGCTATTTGTTAGGCTTTTATACAAGGCGGAGACTTTGCAACGTAGTTATTCTACTTAAAAAGTCGACAACGCTGTAAAAATGACCAACAAATGCTGTCCGAAGGATTCGGCTAAAAACGTTTTACTCTTTGTTGAACAGTATTTGCTTAGAATACTAGGCTACATACTATTCGCCTTGATTAAAACGTTTTTATCTCGAACAAAATTTAACCTCAAAAGAACAACAGCCCCTTACACAATAAATATTACAGGCATAAAAAAACGCCTCAAAGGAGACGTTTTTCATTAAAAAAGTTTAAAACTTACTCAGCTTTTGCAGCAGCAATTTGTGCTTCTACTTCAGCAGCAAAGTCTTCTTCTTTCTTCTCAATACCTTCACCAACTTCTAGGCGAGAGAAAGCAGTGATAGAAACACCTTTTTCTTTTAATACTTCGCCAACAGTACGCTTAGGTTCGATGATGAAAGCTTGACCAGTTAAAGAAATTTCACCAGTGAATTTCTTCATACGACCTGTAACCATCTTCTCAGCGATTTCAGCAGGCTTACCTTCGTTCACAGCCATTTCGATTTGGATGCGTTTTTCATTCGCAACAACATCAGCTGGAACATCATCAGGCGTTAAGAATTCAGGCTTAGAAGCAGCAACGTGCATAGCAACTTGCTTTAATACTTCAGCATCGCCAGAACCAGCAACAACAACACCAATTTTAGCACCGTGCTTGTATGAAGATAATTCAGCACCTTCAACGTACTCTACACGACGTACATTGATGTTTTCACCAATTTTAGCAACTAAAGTAACACGCTTTTCTTCAAATTGTGCTTGTAGCTCTTCAATTGAAGGCTTAGAAGCAGCAGCAGCCTCAGCAACTTCGTTAGCAAATGCTAAGAAGTTGTCATCTTTAGCTACGAAGTCAGTTTGACAGTTAACTTCAACTAAAGCGCCATCTTTAATGATGATTTGACCTTCAGCAGCAATGTTACCCGCTTTTTTAGCAGCTTTTGCTTGACCAGACTTACGCATGTTTTCAATTGCAAGTTCCATATCACCATCAGTTTCCTGAAGTGCTTTCTTACAATCCATCATGCCCGCGCCAGTGCGTTCACGTAATTCTTTAACTTGTGCAGCAGTAATTGCCATGAGTAATTTCCTCAATATCTATTCTATTATCCCCTACTACATTAACTTAGTAATAAGGCATAAATATTAATAAAGAGCCATAAAAGCACTATTTTTCAATGGAGCTTCTATGGCTGTTGCATAAAACAGTTTTTAAGCTGGTAATTACTCAGCTTCTACGAAACCGTCTTTTTCAGCTTGCACAACGATGTTTTGCTCACGACCTTCAATTACTGCATTCGCAGCTGCATCACAGTATAAAGTGATTGCACGGATCGCATCATCGTTACCAGGTACGATGTAATCAACACCGTCTGGGCTTGAGTTAGTATCAACAACAGAAATTACTGGGATACCTAAGTTGTTTGCTTCTTTAATAGCAATGTGCTCGTGATCAGCATCGATGATAAATAACGCATCAGGTAAGCCACCCATGTTCTTAATACCACCTAAGCTCTTGTCAAGCTTTTCCATTTCACGAGTACGCATTAATGCTTCTTTCTTAGTTAACGCTTCGAAAGTACCATCAGTGCTTTGTGCTTCTAAATCTTTTAAACGCTTGATAGATTGACGTACTGTTTTCCAGTTAGTCAACATACCACCTAACCAACGGTGGTTAACGAAGAACTGGTCACTTTTAACAGCAGCATCTTTGATTGCATCACTTGCAGCGCGCTTAGTACCAACAAATAAAACTTTACCTTTCTTCGAAGAAACATTGTTTAAGAAAGCTAATGCATCGTTGAACATAGGAACAGTTTGTTCTAAGTTGATGATATGAACTTTATCGCGAGCGCCAAAAATGTATGATTTCATTTTTGGATTCCAGTAACGAGTTTTGTGACCGAAGTGAACACCGGCTTTAAGCATATCGCGCATTGAAACGTTTGGCATGTTTTTTTCCTTTCTGGGGTTAAGCGTTCATACATCCAATATGCTCGACCTCTGTGCTGTAAGTAGTAGTACTTCAGCTAGGCACCCCGGCATATCTTATTCAGATGTATGTGAGTTTATAGTAATAATTACCCTGTTATTAGCACAAGATAATCGATTCAATTAAGACTAAAAATCATCGTTTAGTGAAGTAAATTCAGCTAAGCGAGTTTTTAGCGCGGCATTTTATACCACAAAAGCCATAATTTAGCTAGTAAAATAAATCGTTTTAATGGTGGGATATTTAGTTAAGGCGCGTTAAAATTAGCGTTTAATAGCAATTGAATT is a window from the Litorilituus sediminis genome containing:
- the fabZ gene encoding 3-hydroxyacyl-ACP dehydratase FabZ, with protein sequence METVKKPIDLNEIKSLIPHRYPMLLVDKVVDHEPGKTLHAIKNVTINEPIFTGHFPDAAIFPGVLILEALAQATGILGFKSSEERNENEMYLFASIDNAKFKKPVLPGDTMHLHVEFIKERRGMWKFYGEAKVDGKVVCSADLMCARKAL
- the rseP gene encoding sigma E protease regulator RseP, whose protein sequence is MFDFIWNLASFVIALGILVTVHEYGHFWVARKNGVKVERFSVGFGKALWRKVGQDGTEYVIALIPLGGYVKMLDERVDDVAEQDKDKTFNSKSVYQRIAIIAAGPLANFAFAIFAFYLMFLIGVPSVKPIIGDVAPDSIAAKANLMADTEIVAIDKKTTLDWQAVNLALISKIGGDSIEISTKSKDSQYVSHQKLDIRDWQFSPDKTSALASLGISPFTPKAYNELANIGQGSPAELAGLQVGDKLLAVSGESINADWHIFAKKIKQYPNQAVSVTVERQGVVKDIMVTPTAVQRNNETVGYLGVAPKFDSWPQEYRINLAYGVIDAIWQSIKRTWELTELTFSMIGKLITGDVSVKNLSGPIGIAQGAGSSAGHGLVYFLGFLALISINLGIINLLPLPVLDGGHLLYYVIELLTGKPVPENVQEAGFKFGAIALLMLMAIGLFNDFSRVLG
- the lpxD gene encoding UDP-3-O-(3-hydroxymyristoyl)glucosamine N-acyltransferase, which encodes MKRFSLAEIAKHIGAELVSYSGNSTSSVADESINSLATLANAKCGQIAFLANSKYQQQLDKTQASAVILAPEMLSHCKTNALVMDNPYMGYAILAQLLDTTPMPAESVHASAVIADDVTLGNNVAIGANAVIESGVNLADDVVIGAGCFIGKNVTIGQATKLWANVSIYHDVVIGEHCLVQANTVIGSDGFGYAPVSGQYKWHKIPQLGSVVIGNKVEIGASTTIDRGALEDTVIGDGVILDNQIQIAHNVVVGENTAIAGCTVVAGSTTIGKNCTIAGLVGINGHISIADNTVFTGMSMVTKDITQANVYSSGMPVIPNKDWNKMNARIKRLDSLNKRVKELEQQVSKASKR
- the bamA gene encoding outer membrane protein assembly factor BamA; this encodes MIIKKLALAVLLGTLGANVQAAQEFQVEDIEVKGLQRVALGAALTHIPFNVGDSLNEFRISQSIKALYKSGHFNDIRVYRDGNRLVYRVRERETIADIIFEGNSDLKDEQLTESLDGSNIRVGETLDRTVISGIEMGLEDFYHSVGKYSANVTTKITHLPRNRVNLEFNFVEGDAAAIKQINIVGNEVFSDAEILDKIELTFDSPWWNFMAQDRYQKQTLQGDMETINSYYLDRGYLRFKVDSTQVSMTPDKQGVYIALNVTEGETYKVSEVDFIGDMAGFESTIRAINPIQADELYNGAEVTYTEEVISKFLGRYGYAYPKVVTIPEINDEDHTVKLSISVDPGKRIYVNKVNFTGNHVTSDAVLRREMRQMEGAWLSNNMVEHSKSRLSRLPYLETVEFETKQLPNEDDLVDVDFTVKEQPSGSFTAGIGYGSQTKLSLNAGIQQNNFLGTGNRLGFNINTNTYSKSVSVSYTDPYFTVDAVSLGGQVYFNEYDAGQANMVEYNNKTFGLGLNWGFPVNEYLRVNFGVGWKYNQISQLEAYEQIQQFYDIYADPNDPDGQLEFKTLDLNAGLSRSTLNRGTFPTAGSQQTLSYKMTSPKSDLQYFKLNYDSKHYFPLTRNQKWSVLTRLQLGYANGYGDVNGHDQLLPFWENFRAGGADTLRGFENNTVGPRAIYRYPTKIPSTPDPTGTSTGCCLGSDHDAIETSRRSVGGNAIALAGLELIVPTPFLDESYSNSVRTSLFVDIGNVWDTEFNPDDYRDLDPKEFEKIVDYSDPTRYRSSAGLSIQWLSPMGPMIFSFAKSLREEEDDDTAFFSFNIGKTF
- a CDS encoding OmpH family outer membrane protein, producing the protein MKNFIKSVVMTTAASGMLLASSAMAADQSIAVVNFQEVMGKIPQTAALMQSLEAEFKDEKAVVTQLEKDIKYFQEKKKRDGALMSAKEKEELDTKIASLFQDYQVKGKALQQKANQRQNEETNKILALVRQAVDNIAAKEDYDLVLSQQAVVFSKPDVVITDKVVEQVSKLK